In Longimicrobium sp., one DNA window encodes the following:
- a CDS encoding glycosyltransferase family 9 protein, which translates to MSDLRWPAQNICIVLLTGLGDVVHGLPLVNALKDDDPARHITWIVEPMPAPLLTPHPSVDEVIVYEKKRGLQGVLDLRRKLAGRKFDTTLNLNVYFKSVWPTVLSGAPHRLGFDRGRSFEGVWMFSNHHLQRRPRAHTQDMFLEFMEAVGLPVPAELAWRIPITEDERAAQAEFFGGLDGRPVAAVVPATANPKKDWYADRWARVADALDRDFGFQVILVGGPGAREQAIAREITERAATKPVWALGDGIRRLAWLLDGSSLVLGPDTGPVHIARAMEKPVIGLYGHTNPWRVGPWRKYHDLWIDTYTDPGAQPDPSGWFPKLDRMERITPEDVLAKVQRAVDHYGALTPSTRTHLSS; encoded by the coding sequence GTGAGCGATCTCCGCTGGCCCGCGCAGAACATCTGCATCGTCCTGCTCACGGGCCTGGGCGACGTGGTGCACGGCCTGCCGCTGGTGAACGCGCTGAAGGACGACGATCCCGCGCGCCATATCACCTGGATCGTCGAGCCCATGCCCGCCCCCCTGCTGACCCCGCATCCCTCCGTGGACGAGGTGATCGTCTACGAGAAGAAGCGCGGACTTCAGGGCGTGCTGGACCTGCGCCGCAAGCTGGCGGGGCGGAAGTTCGACACCACGCTCAACCTGAACGTGTACTTCAAGAGCGTGTGGCCCACGGTCCTCTCCGGCGCGCCGCACCGGCTGGGATTCGACCGCGGCAGGTCGTTCGAGGGCGTGTGGATGTTCAGCAACCATCACCTGCAGCGCCGGCCGCGCGCACACACCCAGGACATGTTCCTGGAATTCATGGAGGCGGTGGGGCTGCCGGTGCCCGCCGAGCTGGCGTGGCGCATCCCCATTACGGAGGACGAGCGGGCGGCGCAGGCGGAGTTCTTCGGTGGGCTGGATGGGCGGCCGGTGGCGGCAGTCGTTCCCGCGACGGCGAACCCGAAGAAGGACTGGTACGCGGACCGCTGGGCGCGGGTGGCGGACGCGCTGGATCGCGACTTCGGGTTCCAGGTGATCCTCGTGGGCGGGCCAGGGGCGCGGGAGCAGGCGATCGCGCGCGAGATCACCGAGCGGGCGGCGACGAAGCCGGTGTGGGCGCTGGGGGACGGCATCCGGCGTCTTGCCTGGCTCTTGGACGGCAGCTCACTCGTGCTGGGGCCCGACACCGGCCCGGTGCACATCGCGCGGGCGATGGAAAAGCCGGTCATTGGACTGTACGGGCACACCAACCCGTGGCGGGTGGGGCCGTGGCGAAAGTACCACGACCTGTGGATCGACACCTACACCGATCCCGGTGCGCAGCCCGACCCCAGCGGCTGGTTCCCCAAGCTGGACCGCATGGAGCGCATCACCCCCGAGGACGTGCTCGCGAAGGTTCAGCGTGCGGTCGACCACTATGGGGCCCTCACCCCATCTACGCGCACCCATTTGTCATCCTGA
- a CDS encoding lysophospholipid acyltransferase family protein, with amino-acid sequence MKNDVNDAAPAPRPGKKPRFAHRLEFGLTRSLEAAVSSLSEGAADDFGAGLGRMAHRLKLRRDVVESNLRLAYPAADPAWVQATARASYEHLGREAAAMLRLARLDRQAVIDRTDVTDDWPKLEAALAGGKGLLLVTGHYGNWELAAAAVAARGIPIAAIVRRQGNPLFDARLTATRERLGVQTISQREAPSRVPRFLRQNGVVGIVGDQDARGAGIFVPFFGRPASTHRGPAVFSLRFGAPAFACVARRLPGPGVRYRVSGQQVDVLRTGRLDDDVEALTAALAARLEAEIREAPEQYFWFHRRWKSKPPVEGQTPLPAAPDE; translated from the coding sequence ATGAAGAACGACGTGAACGACGCCGCGCCGGCCCCCCGCCCGGGGAAGAAGCCCCGCTTCGCGCATCGCCTGGAGTTCGGGCTCACGCGCAGCCTGGAAGCGGCCGTAAGCTCGCTCTCCGAGGGTGCAGCGGACGACTTCGGCGCGGGGCTGGGACGGATGGCGCACAGGCTGAAGCTGCGGCGGGACGTGGTGGAATCCAACCTCCGGCTCGCCTATCCGGCCGCCGATCCTGCGTGGGTGCAGGCCACGGCGCGGGCCTCGTACGAGCACCTGGGGCGCGAGGCGGCGGCCATGCTGCGCCTCGCCCGGCTGGACCGGCAGGCGGTGATCGACCGCACCGACGTCACGGACGACTGGCCCAAGCTGGAGGCCGCGCTCGCTGGCGGAAAGGGCCTGCTGCTGGTGACGGGCCACTACGGAAACTGGGAGCTTGCCGCCGCGGCCGTGGCGGCTCGCGGCATCCCCATCGCCGCCATCGTGCGCCGCCAGGGCAACCCGCTCTTCGACGCGCGGCTTACCGCGACTCGCGAGCGGCTGGGCGTGCAGACCATTTCCCAGCGCGAGGCGCCGTCCCGCGTGCCCCGCTTTCTGCGGCAGAATGGCGTCGTGGGGATCGTGGGCGACCAGGACGCGCGGGGCGCGGGGATCTTCGTGCCCTTCTTTGGGCGGCCCGCGTCCACGCACCGCGGCCCGGCCGTGTTTTCCCTGCGGTTCGGCGCTCCGGCCTTCGCCTGCGTGGCGCGGCGGCTGCCGGGCCCGGGAGTGCGGTACCGCGTTTCCGGACAGCAGGTGGACGTGTTACGCACCGGCCGGCTGGATGATGACGTGGAGGCATTGACCGCTGCCCTCGCCGCACGCCTGGAGGCAGAAATCCGCGAGGCGCCGGAGCAATATTTCTGGTTCCACCGCCGCTGGAAGAGCAAGCCGCCGGTCGAAGGGCAGACGCCGCTCCCCGCCGCGCCGGACGAATGA
- a CDS encoding glycosyltransferase, whose protein sequence is MRVAIHVDGPIIRGNERQVIAIAAGLRDRGHHVAVSCRKGGPVMAELQALGIAATGIRPGGDTDPVNALWFAAWLRRGRFDAVLLTSWKRAFISGWAARVARVPRVVFRIGGIQPIGEKRGSLERYALRHWYHAIVTNSLRVANHVTAALPDLADRVSLVPNGIDIVPVSPVPLRDGLGVPDDAVLAVAIGGMEPNKGFDLLIDAAAMLDGGVHVVLVGGGTAEARAAMEERARRLGVSARVHFLGHRSDARAVAAACDVFVMPSRSEGFGLVMLEAMAAGVPVVAADVGGAPDALAPRMGRSTAGWIVQANDAEAIAAGLREVVDAIRSGSPVVADRVREATWRAAHWFSMDAMVSGYEAALAPKGPEDE, encoded by the coding sequence ATGAGGGTTGCCATCCACGTGGACGGCCCCATCATCCGCGGCAACGAGCGGCAGGTGATCGCCATCGCCGCCGGGCTGCGCGACCGCGGCCACCACGTCGCCGTCTCCTGCCGCAAGGGCGGTCCGGTGATGGCCGAGCTGCAGGCGCTCGGCATTGCGGCCACAGGCATCCGCCCCGGCGGCGACACCGACCCGGTGAACGCGCTGTGGTTCGCCGCGTGGCTGCGCCGCGGACGCTTCGATGCAGTCCTGCTCACCTCGTGGAAGCGGGCGTTCATCTCCGGCTGGGCCGCACGCGTGGCCCGGGTGCCGCGGGTAGTGTTCCGCATCGGCGGCATCCAGCCGATCGGCGAGAAGCGCGGAAGCCTGGAGCGGTACGCGTTGCGGCACTGGTACCACGCCATCGTCACCAACAGCCTGCGCGTCGCGAATCACGTGACGGCGGCGCTGCCAGACCTGGCGGATCGTGTATCCCTGGTGCCCAACGGCATCGACATCGTTCCCGTTTCGCCGGTCCCGCTCCGTGACGGGTTGGGGGTGCCGGATGATGCTGTGCTCGCCGTGGCGATCGGCGGGATGGAGCCCAACAAGGGCTTCGACCTGCTGATCGATGCCGCTGCGATGCTGGACGGCGGCGTCCACGTCGTCCTTGTCGGCGGCGGCACAGCCGAGGCGCGCGCGGCGATGGAGGAGCGCGCCCGGCGGCTGGGGGTGAGCGCCCGGGTGCACTTCCTGGGGCACCGGAGTGATGCGCGCGCGGTGGCGGCTGCGTGCGACGTGTTCGTGATGCCCAGCCGGTCCGAGGGCTTCGGCCTGGTGATGCTCGAAGCCATGGCGGCCGGCGTGCCCGTCGTTGCGGCGGACGTGGGTGGCGCCCCGGACGCGCTTGCGCCGCGCATGGGCCGCTCGACCGCGGGATGGATCGTGCAGGCGAACGACGCGGAAGCGATCGCGGCTGGCCTGCGCGAGGTGGTGGACGCCATCCGGTCCGGCTCGCCCGTCGTGGCGGATCGCGTGCGAGAGGCGACTTGGCGTGCCGCCCACTGGTTCAGCATGGACGCGATGGTCAGCGGCTACGAAGCCGCGCTCGCGCCGAAGGGCCCGGAGGACGAGTGA
- a CDS encoding glycosyltransferase: MYVIAHNASAVLGGGEIWTALLLAGLRDRGHRVLMLCRNDELAARIGAYGIPTGVQPIGGDVMLPDALRLAARLRRERPDAVLLTTFKKLLLAGMATRIAGVPFVVQRIGLEGDTPARSARYRFALRRFVHRVALNAHGMRRGFLAGDPRLDPSRVITLLDGVRAPVRQAPAGTVRRELGIPAEAVVVGAVGRLASQKRFDRLLRALAGVPQPVHCVIAGAGPQRARLEALARELGMRDRLHLLGFRADVGDVLDALDLFVVSSDREGLANAMLEAMAFGLPVVSTEVSGAREALEPDAGEPRPGIVVPVEEDALRDALAELVRDGDARRAMGVAARKRAERLFGWERFLDDWERLLASGGG; encoded by the coding sequence ATGTACGTCATCGCGCACAACGCGTCGGCCGTGCTGGGCGGCGGCGAGATCTGGACGGCGTTGCTGCTCGCCGGCCTGCGGGACCGCGGCCACCGTGTGCTCATGCTCTGCCGGAACGACGAACTGGCCGCTCGCATCGGCGCATACGGAATCCCCACGGGCGTACAGCCCATCGGGGGTGACGTGATGCTGCCGGACGCGCTGCGCCTCGCGGCGCGCCTTCGCCGGGAGCGGCCGGATGCCGTCCTGCTGACGACCTTCAAGAAGCTGCTGCTCGCCGGCATGGCCACGCGCATTGCCGGGGTGCCCTTCGTGGTCCAGCGGATCGGCCTGGAAGGCGACACGCCGGCCCGCTCGGCCCGGTATCGCTTTGCGCTGCGCCGGTTCGTTCATCGAGTAGCGCTGAACGCACACGGCATGCGACGCGGTTTCCTGGCCGGCGATCCGCGCCTGGACCCGTCCCGCGTGATCACCTTGCTCGACGGGGTGCGCGCGCCGGTCCGGCAGGCACCCGCCGGAACGGTGCGCCGGGAGCTCGGAATTCCCGCGGAGGCCGTGGTCGTGGGAGCCGTCGGCAGGCTGGCGTCGCAGAAGCGCTTCGACCGGCTGCTGCGCGCGCTGGCTGGCGTTCCACAGCCCGTCCACTGCGTAATCGCGGGTGCGGGGCCACAGCGGGCGCGGCTGGAAGCGCTGGCGCGTGAGCTGGGGATGCGGGATCGGCTTCACCTTCTCGGGTTTCGTGCCGACGTGGGTGACGTGCTCGATGCGCTGGACCTGTTCGTCGTCTCGTCCGACCGCGAGGGGCTGGCGAACGCCATGCTCGAGGCGATGGCGTTCGGCCTTCCCGTCGTCAGCACCGAGGTCAGCGGCGCACGGGAGGCGCTGGAGCCGGACGCGGGCGAGCCCCGCCCCGGCATCGTCGTGCCGGTGGAGGAGGATGCGCTGCGCGACGCCCTCGCCGAGCTGGTGCGCGACGGGGATGCGAGACGCGCGATGGGCGTTGCGGCGCGGAAGCGGGCGGAGCGGCTGTTCGGGTGGGAGCGGTTCCTGGACGATTGGGAGCGGCTGCTGGCCAGCGGTGGCGGATGA
- a CDS encoding DegT/DnrJ/EryC1/StrS family aminotransferase, which translates to MQVPLLDLTLQYRGIATEVMPELHTIIEEQRFILGPVVDRFEREMEAYLGVRHAVGCASGTDAILLALRAFDCGRDDEVITSPFTFFATAGAIHNVGARPVFADILPGTFNLDPAAAEAAVTERTRVVMPVHLFGQMADMPAFRALADRHGVSLLEDAAQAIGARQRVGGAWITTGTLGDACAFSFFPTKNLGAFGDAGMTVASDDGTAERLRKLRVHGGRQMYHHEEVGYNSRLDSLQAAVLSAKLPHLKGWSDARRRNAAFYDQALAGIGGIQTPVVGEDHESIYNQYTLRVRDGRRDALADFLRERGVGSGVYYPVPLHLQECFAYLGYREGQFPESERACREVLSLPVFPELTQAQLEYVAESVRAFFGE; encoded by the coding sequence ATGCAAGTACCCCTGCTGGACCTTACGCTTCAGTATCGCGGGATCGCCACGGAGGTGATGCCGGAGCTTCACACGATCATCGAGGAGCAGCGCTTCATCCTGGGTCCAGTGGTGGACCGCTTCGAGCGCGAGATGGAGGCGTACCTGGGCGTGCGCCACGCCGTCGGCTGCGCGAGCGGGACGGACGCCATCCTGCTGGCCCTGCGCGCCTTCGACTGCGGCCGCGACGACGAGGTGATCACGTCGCCGTTCACCTTTTTCGCCACCGCGGGCGCCATCCACAACGTCGGCGCGCGGCCGGTGTTCGCCGACATCCTGCCAGGCACCTTCAATCTGGACCCCGCCGCCGCCGAGGCCGCGGTCACGGAGCGCACCCGGGTGGTGATGCCGGTGCACCTGTTCGGGCAGATGGCCGACATGCCCGCCTTCCGCGCCCTCGCCGACCGGCACGGCGTGTCGCTGCTGGAAGACGCGGCGCAGGCGATCGGGGCGCGGCAGCGGGTGGGCGGCGCGTGGATCACTACGGGCACGCTGGGCGACGCGTGCGCCTTCTCGTTCTTTCCCACCAAGAACCTGGGCGCATTCGGCGACGCGGGGATGACGGTGGCGAGCGACGACGGCACCGCCGAGCGGCTGCGGAAGCTGCGGGTGCACGGCGGGCGGCAGATGTACCACCACGAGGAAGTGGGATACAACTCCCGCCTCGACTCGCTCCAGGCCGCCGTGCTCTCGGCCAAGCTGCCTCACCTGAAGGGCTGGAGCGACGCGCGCCGCCGCAACGCCGCCTTCTACGACCAGGCGCTGGCGGGAATCGGCGGGATCCAGACCCCCGTCGTGGGCGAGGACCACGAGTCCATCTACAACCAGTACACCCTCCGCGTCCGCGATGGCCGGCGCGACGCGCTGGCCGACTTCCTCCGCGAGCGCGGTGTCGGCAGTGGCGTGTACTATCCGGTGCCGCTGCACCTGCAAGAGTGCTTCGCCTACCTGGGATACCGCGAAGGGCAGTTCCCCGAGTCGGAGCGCGCCTGCCGCGAGGTGCTGTCGCTCCCGGTCTTTCCGGAGCTCACGCAGGCGCAGCTGGAGTACGTGGCGGAATCGGTGCGTGCTTTCTTTGGAGAATAA
- a CDS encoding ABC transporter ATP-binding protein — translation MKLYLRILRYLRPHWGLLALSVLAMTLHAALDAFSLSLLSPFLAVLFSGGEFGPGGASEMFGGGAGRVVDSVMSMVIGTGADQRTPMQALYVVVAVIFVALLLKNLALYAQNYTTALVEGLVTRDLRNDIYAHLLRLGFPFFQRTRAGQIISRVTGDVDQMRSLVTNNLIKAVSSVIQAIALITFLVIISWRLTLVALVAIPPMVLLWTRFRKRLRKGVLRVLNAVGEVAGQLQETVAGMRLVKASGAERWEERRFRALTQSQYKAFARNERWRKFFSPATEVVTAASIMVLVVYGSHLVLVERSMGANAFLTALLVAARLMTPLKAVAQYPSVVQPGLAAAERAMELLDAPVEVMDQPGARSLTAFERELRFEAVSFEYAPGSPVLRGIDFVVRPGEVVALVGPSGAGKSTLADLVPRFYDPTHGRVTLDGVDIRELKLQDVRALLGIVTQETILFHDTVRANIAYGMDAATQDDIESAARAANAHEFIALLPQGYDTVLGERGTRLSGGQRQRIAIARALLRNPPILILDEATSALDTESERLVQQAVEELMAHRTVLVIAHRLSTIRRATQILVLDGGEIVERGTHDELLAHGGTYRRLYDMQFGMQPPGALEAAEPGAGRVDADDGVESAPADIPDDAQSITGAGDRAA, via the coding sequence ATGAAGCTGTACCTGCGCATCCTGCGCTACCTTCGCCCCCACTGGGGGCTGCTGGCGCTTTCGGTGCTGGCGATGACGCTTCACGCCGCGCTGGATGCGTTCAGCCTCAGCCTGCTCTCGCCCTTTTTGGCCGTGCTGTTCAGTGGGGGCGAGTTCGGCCCGGGGGGCGCGTCGGAGATGTTCGGTGGCGGGGCGGGGCGGGTGGTCGACTCGGTGATGTCGATGGTGATCGGCACCGGGGCCGACCAGCGCACCCCCATGCAGGCGCTGTACGTGGTGGTCGCGGTGATCTTCGTGGCGCTGCTGCTGAAGAACCTGGCCCTGTACGCGCAGAACTACACGACGGCGCTGGTGGAAGGGCTGGTGACGCGCGACCTGCGCAACGACATCTACGCGCACCTGCTGCGGCTGGGGTTTCCCTTCTTCCAGCGGACGCGCGCGGGGCAGATCATCAGCCGGGTGACGGGCGACGTCGACCAGATGCGCAGCCTGGTGACGAACAACCTGATCAAGGCCGTCTCGTCGGTCATCCAGGCGATCGCGCTCATCACCTTCCTGGTGATCATCTCGTGGCGGCTGACGCTGGTGGCGCTGGTCGCCATCCCGCCGATGGTGCTGCTGTGGACGCGCTTCCGCAAACGCCTTCGCAAGGGCGTGCTGCGCGTGCTGAACGCGGTGGGCGAGGTGGCGGGGCAGCTGCAGGAGACGGTTGCGGGGATGCGGCTGGTGAAGGCAAGCGGCGCCGAACGGTGGGAAGAGCGCCGCTTTCGCGCGCTGACGCAGAGCCAGTACAAGGCGTTCGCGCGCAACGAACGGTGGCGCAAGTTCTTTTCGCCCGCCACGGAGGTGGTGACTGCGGCGTCCATCATGGTGCTGGTGGTCTACGGCAGCCACCTGGTGCTGGTGGAGCGGTCGATGGGTGCCAACGCGTTCCTCACGGCGCTGCTGGTGGCGGCGCGGCTGATGACGCCGCTCAAGGCCGTGGCGCAGTACCCGTCCGTCGTGCAGCCGGGACTGGCGGCGGCGGAGCGCGCGATGGAGCTGCTGGATGCGCCCGTGGAGGTGATGGACCAGCCGGGCGCGCGTTCGCTGACGGCTTTCGAGCGCGAGTTGCGCTTTGAGGCCGTCTCGTTCGAGTACGCCCCCGGCTCGCCCGTGCTGCGCGGCATCGACTTCGTCGTCCGCCCTGGCGAGGTGGTGGCGCTCGTCGGGCCCAGCGGCGCTGGCAAGAGCACGCTGGCCGACCTGGTGCCGCGCTTCTACGATCCCACGCACGGGCGGGTGACCCTGGATGGTGTGGACATCCGCGAGCTGAAGCTCCAGGACGTGCGCGCGCTGCTGGGCATCGTCACGCAGGAGACCATCCTGTTTCACGACACGGTGCGCGCCAACATCGCCTACGGGATGGACGCCGCCACCCAGGACGACATCGAGTCGGCGGCGCGGGCGGCCAACGCGCACGAGTTCATCGCGCTCCTTCCGCAGGGGTACGACACGGTGCTGGGCGAGCGCGGGACGCGGCTTTCGGGCGGGCAGCGGCAGCGGATCGCCATCGCGCGCGCGCTGCTGCGCAACCCGCCGATCCTGATCCTGGACGAGGCCACGAGCGCGCTGGACACGGAGAGCGAGCGCCTCGTCCAGCAGGCGGTGGAGGAGCTGATGGCGCACCGCACCGTGCTGGTGATCGCGCACCGCCTGTCGACCATCCGCCGGGCCACGCAGATCCTGGTGCTGGACGGAGGCGAGATCGTGGAGCGAGGCACGCACGACGAGCTGCTGGCGCACGGCGGCACCTACCGCCGCCTGTACGACATGCAGTTCGGGATGCAGCCCCCCGGCGCGCTCGAAGCAGCCGAGCCCGGCGCCGGTCGCGTGGACGCGGACGATGGCGTCGAAAGCGCCCCGGCGGACATCCCCGACGATGCCCAGTCGATCACGGGCGCGGGGGACCGGGCGGCGTAG
- a CDS encoding response regulator, which translates to MPAATKRLLWVDDEIDLLRPHLLLMQGRGYHVDAASNGDDAIELVRGRGYDLILLDEQMPGRTGMEVLDEIRRIDPRVPVVMVTKSEEDRTMTEAIGRRVADYLVKPTSPRQVLSVVTRLLEGGQLQQQVTAREFTQRFRDLMGERNAYRGWRQWRDTYSELVDWELRLRGAGETGLLASLETLLDDFRREFCKFVCDDYGHWTSGDEDRPPLSVDIVPEYLAPLLGPDRSALFIIIDCLRLDQWRTLVPLLEPLAQVEEALYYSILPTATPFSRNAIFSGLYPDGLAERMPGWWGREGEGSLNNLEAELFREHVHRVAGKRVPVHYEKVFDAGDGEQMLKRLPGYLSQPGVTALVFNFVDMLTHGRSESSVLLEVARDKEALRALTRQWFERSEALTAIREALRHRVPVLVTTDHGSIHCHRPATVFAKRDTTANLRYKFGDDLRAEDSSLAFSTSEEKVLRFPAGRAATNYLIALEDVFFVYPTKLRQYQARYRGSFLHGGISPEEMILPVALLTPR; encoded by the coding sequence ATGCCGGCCGCGACGAAACGACTGCTCTGGGTAGACGACGAGATCGACCTTCTGCGTCCGCACCTGCTGCTGATGCAGGGGCGGGGCTATCACGTCGATGCCGCCTCCAACGGCGACGACGCCATCGAGCTGGTGCGCGGGCGGGGGTACGACCTGATCCTGCTCGACGAGCAGATGCCCGGCCGCACCGGGATGGAGGTGCTGGACGAAATCCGCCGGATCGACCCGCGCGTGCCCGTGGTGATGGTCACCAAGAGCGAGGAAGACCGCACCATGACCGAGGCCATCGGCCGGCGGGTGGCGGACTACTTGGTGAAGCCCACGTCGCCGCGGCAGGTGCTGTCCGTCGTCACCCGGCTGCTGGAAGGCGGCCAGCTTCAGCAGCAGGTGACCGCGCGCGAGTTCACGCAGCGGTTCCGCGACCTGATGGGCGAGCGCAACGCCTACCGCGGGTGGCGGCAGTGGCGCGACACCTACTCCGAGCTGGTGGACTGGGAGCTGCGCCTGCGCGGTGCCGGCGAAACGGGGCTGCTGGCGTCACTGGAGACGCTGCTGGACGACTTTCGCCGCGAGTTCTGCAAGTTCGTCTGCGACGACTACGGCCACTGGACGTCAGGTGACGAGGACCGGCCCCCGCTCTCCGTGGACATCGTTCCCGAGTACCTGGCACCGCTGCTGGGGCCCGACCGCTCGGCGCTGTTCATCATCATCGACTGCCTGCGCCTGGACCAGTGGCGCACGCTGGTGCCCCTGCTGGAGCCGCTGGCCCAGGTAGAAGAGGCGCTGTACTACTCCATCCTTCCCACCGCCACGCCCTTCTCGCGCAACGCCATCTTTTCGGGGCTGTACCCCGACGGCCTGGCCGAGCGCATGCCCGGGTGGTGGGGGCGCGAGGGCGAAGGCAGCCTGAACAACCTGGAAGCCGAGCTGTTCCGCGAGCACGTGCACCGCGTGGCGGGAAAGCGCGTGCCCGTACACTACGAAAAGGTGTTCGACGCGGGTGACGGCGAGCAGATGCTGAAGCGGCTGCCGGGCTACCTGTCGCAGCCGGGGGTGACGGCGCTGGTGTTCAACTTCGTCGACATGCTCACGCACGGCCGCTCGGAGTCGTCGGTGCTGCTGGAGGTGGCGCGCGACAAGGAGGCCCTGCGCGCGCTCACCCGCCAGTGGTTCGAGCGGTCCGAGGCGCTCACCGCCATCCGCGAGGCGCTGCGCCACCGCGTGCCGGTGCTGGTGACCACGGACCACGGCTCCATCCACTGCCACCGCCCCGCGACGGTGTTCGCCAAGCGCGACACCACCGCCAACCTGCGCTACAAGTTCGGCGACGACCTGCGCGCCGAGGACTCGTCGCTCGCGTTCTCCACCAGCGAAGAAAAGGTGCTGCGCTTTCCCGCCGGGCGCGCGGCCACCAACTACCTGATCGCGCTGGAAGACGTGTTCTTCGTGTATCCCACCAAGCTGCGCCAGTACCAGGCGCGCTACCGCGGCAGCTTTCTTCACGGGGGCATCAGCCCGGAAGAGATGATCCTGCCGGTGGCCCTGCTGACGCCGCGATGA
- a CDS encoding GH3 family domain-containing protein, with product MSLGPRVAGALYRAAAAPASLRFARALRDPAAAQAAILARIVRENRDTAFGREHGFGEIRDAVSFRARVPVRDFAGLEPWIRRACDGQPDELTRAPVRFVEPSGGTSGLSKEIPYTAPLLAEFSAATLPWIADLLRSRPALRGGRAYWAVSPPARRRARTDGGIPVGMEHDSDYFPPVARALLDRTLGVPRAVSRIADLAACRRVTLRALLAMPDLAMISVWSPTFLTLLAGALDEAWEDVLASMESGRLPAALAPELRGELERALPARPDLARHLRSRFGPRASEDLGEVWPRLALISCWADGHARRALEGMTRRFPRVEVQGKGLLATEGVVSIPLFHTEAPVAAVTSHYLEFLPEGDASAAAGVHELEPGATYEVVLTTGGGLYRYRLKDRVRVEGRLERTPTLRFVGRADRASDLAGEKLTPELVEQVLARAVAETGVHPPFALLAPAWGEPPRYRLYAEAPAPHVRALARAVERILLDAHHYGLCRQLGQLGAIEPVAVTDGERAYERVCTARGQRAGSIKPPALDAGTEWAEVFAPAAGLAASEKGPG from the coding sequence GTGAGCCTGGGGCCCCGCGTCGCCGGCGCGCTGTACCGGGCCGCCGCCGCACCCGCGTCCCTGCGCTTCGCGCGGGCGCTGCGCGATCCCGCGGCGGCGCAGGCGGCCATCCTCGCGCGCATCGTCCGCGAGAACCGCGACACGGCGTTCGGGCGCGAGCACGGGTTCGGGGAGATCCGCGATGCCGTCAGCTTCCGCGCTCGGGTGCCTGTCCGCGACTTCGCCGGGCTGGAGCCATGGATCCGCCGCGCGTGCGACGGTCAGCCGGATGAATTGACACGAGCGCCGGTGCGATTCGTGGAGCCTAGCGGCGGCACGTCCGGGCTGTCGAAGGAGATTCCCTACACCGCGCCGCTGCTGGCGGAGTTCTCCGCGGCGACCCTTCCGTGGATTGCCGACCTGCTGCGGAGCCGCCCCGCCCTGCGCGGCGGCCGTGCGTACTGGGCCGTGTCGCCTCCGGCGCGGCGGCGTGCGCGGACGGACGGTGGAATTCCCGTGGGGATGGAGCACGACAGCGACTACTTTCCGCCTGTCGCGCGAGCGCTGCTGGACCGCACGCTGGGCGTGCCGCGCGCCGTCTCGCGCATCGCCGACCTGGCCGCCTGTCGGCGCGTGACGCTGCGCGCGCTGCTCGCCATGCCTGACCTGGCGATGATCTCCGTGTGGAGCCCGACGTTCCTCACGCTCCTGGCCGGGGCGCTGGACGAGGCCTGGGAAGACGTCCTCGCGTCGATGGAGAGCGGCCGCCTTCCGGCCGCGCTCGCCCCGGAACTGCGCGGCGAGTTGGAGCGGGCGCTCCCCGCACGGCCGGACCTCGCCCGCCATCTCCGAAGCCGCTTCGGGCCACGCGCGTCGGAGGACCTGGGCGAAGTGTGGCCGCGGCTGGCGCTGATCTCCTGCTGGGCCGACGGGCACGCGCGGCGGGCGCTGGAGGGCATGACACGGCGCTTTCCGCGCGTCGAGGTGCAGGGTAAGGGATTGCTCGCGACGGAGGGCGTCGTCTCCATCCCCCTGTTCCACACCGAGGCGCCCGTGGCAGCGGTAACGTCGCACTACCTGGAGTTCCTGCCGGAGGGGGACGCGTCCGCCGCGGCCGGCGTGCACGAACTGGAGCCCGGCGCTACGTACGAGGTGGTGCTGACCACGGGTGGCGGGCTGTATCGCTACCGGCTGAAGGATCGGGTGCGCGTCGAGGGGCGGCTAGAGCGCACGCCCACGCTGCGCTTCGTCGGCCGGGCGGACCGGGCGAGCGACCTGGCCGGGGAGAAGCTGACACCGGAACTGGTGGAGCAGGTGCTGGCGCGCGCGGTGGCGGAAACGGGCGTCCATCCGCCATTCGCGCTGCTCGCGCCAGCCTGGGGCGAGCCGCCGCGCTACCGCCTGTACGCCGAGGCGCCCGCGCCGCACGTTCGCGCGCTCGCCCGGGCCGTCGAGCGGATTCTGCTGGATGCGCACCACTACGGCCTCTGCCGGCAGCTGGGTCAGCTGGGCGCCATCGAACCCGTCGCCGTCACGGATGGCGAGCGCGCGTACGAGCGGGTGTGCACCGCGCGCGGGCAGCGGGCGGGCTCCATCAAGCCCCCGGCGCTGGACGCGGGGACGGAATGGGCCGAGGTGTTCGCGCCGGCGGCCGGCCTAGCAGCCTCAGAAAAGGGACCAGGATGA